Proteins from a single region of Belliella baltica DSM 15883:
- a CDS encoding SusC/RagA family TonB-linked outer membrane protein, with protein sequence MKKFDLKAWLIFTLLMGMSYVVTAQESRTITGKVIDENTGESIPGVNVLVMGTTNGTATDIDGNFTLSVSQGERLRFTFIGYTAYEIVINNQSRLDVSLKLDSQSLDEVVVIGFGEQSRETLTSAVSKVDRKVLDNVPFANAASALQGTVSGVRVQTTSGQPGAAPRVIVRGGTSINNPDGAQPLYIIDGVIRNNMNDLNPDDIETFQVLKDAAATAIYGARGSNGVVIITTKTGKVGKTSVQYRYTVGMSEQWNQYEMASARDYIYFNRMGILRLAEKSPGQLFRLNQANGFGIGNNLTNTTAFTPQYLTPENEYKLNEGWQSMIDPADPTKTIIFDEVDWQSILFRQAITQNHNIQISGGSEKARFDMGIGYLDNQGVAINTDFKRFTVRMNGDIEVNKKLSVYGRLNFTNSSNTQVFNENEIFQRALGLPPTAKFRYEDGSLAPGQNRSMGNPVYHLGRSDALNATNRITLSAGANWEILPGLTFEPIGSLYMVQSTSNSFLKSYFNTPTQFVDNRAASASNSLFWQKQFDGVFTYNKSVGLHNIQGKVGGAYFDRQIYSASASGRGAASDLIPTLNASAEPTAVSSSLTQLRILGYFGRVTYDYDQKYLFSASARVDGASNLGRNNYWGVFPGVSAGWNIHKEDFWTNVPQSISSLKLRASYGVNGNVGNLSDFHAQGLYSVGARYNDLAAIQNNRMANQDLRWERSKTVNLGIDMGLFDNKVNVTAEYYNRVTDDLLTDLQLPQSTGFSSILTNLGSLRNEGFEIEIGATIVQKNNFSWNLAANAAYNINTIVRLPDNDNEKNRIGGVFVFNPRSGKYEWLGGLQEGERLGEMFAYQHLGVYPTDEAAANAPLDLLVPGSNKSKFGGDVNWADLDKNDTIDSRDRVRVGNMFPKWTGGFTNTFNYKRLSLTVRTDFALGHTIYHETRARFNGQYQGDIGILKETTKSWQEQGDITDFPRFMWADQLAQNNSSRGSSFFYERGDYLAIREVTLSYNFPQSILRPLRLPAVRAHFTGSNLHYFTKYTGLNPELGGTDSGRYPIPRSYLLGINVSF encoded by the coding sequence ATGAAGAAATTCGACCTAAAAGCCTGGTTGATCTTTACTTTATTGATGGGCATGTCCTATGTGGTGACTGCACAAGAATCTAGAACGATCACAGGAAAAGTAATTGACGAGAACACTGGGGAGAGTATTCCTGGAGTAAATGTACTTGTAATGGGTACTACAAATGGTACAGCAACAGATATTGATGGAAATTTCACCTTATCTGTAAGTCAAGGAGAGCGATTGAGATTTACTTTCATAGGCTACACTGCCTATGAAATTGTAATTAATAATCAATCACGATTAGATGTTTCATTGAAACTGGACTCTCAAAGTTTAGATGAAGTGGTTGTTATAGGGTTTGGAGAACAGTCTAGAGAAACACTTACATCTGCAGTGTCTAAAGTAGATCGAAAAGTTTTGGATAATGTTCCATTTGCTAATGCAGCTTCAGCACTTCAAGGCACTGTTTCTGGTGTTAGGGTTCAAACTACGAGTGGACAGCCGGGTGCAGCACCAAGGGTAATTGTTAGGGGTGGAACATCTATCAATAATCCAGATGGAGCACAGCCACTTTATATTATTGACGGTGTAATTAGAAATAATATGAATGATCTAAACCCTGATGATATTGAAACCTTTCAGGTATTAAAGGATGCAGCAGCAACAGCGATTTATGGTGCTAGGGGATCAAATGGTGTTGTAATTATTACAACAAAGACTGGTAAAGTTGGAAAAACTTCAGTTCAATATAGGTACACTGTAGGTATGTCAGAGCAGTGGAACCAATATGAGATGGCATCCGCAAGAGATTATATTTACTTTAATAGAATGGGTATTCTTCGGTTGGCAGAAAAAAGTCCAGGACAATTATTTAGGTTAAATCAAGCCAATGGTTTTGGAATAGGTAATAATTTAACGAATACCACCGCATTCACTCCTCAATATCTGACACCCGAAAATGAATATAAGTTGAATGAGGGTTGGCAGTCAATGATAGATCCAGCTGATCCTACAAAGACGATTATTTTTGATGAAGTTGACTGGCAATCCATCTTATTTAGGCAAGCAATTACTCAAAATCATAATATTCAAATTTCAGGAGGTTCTGAGAAAGCAAGATTTGACATGGGTATTGGTTATCTTGATAACCAAGGTGTAGCCATCAATACAGACTTCAAAAGATTTACTGTCCGTATGAACGGTGATATAGAAGTCAATAAGAAGCTGTCAGTTTATGGAAGATTAAATTTCACCAATTCATCCAATACCCAGGTATTCAACGAAAATGAAATCTTTCAAAGGGCTTTGGGCTTACCGCCAACCGCTAAATTCAGGTATGAAGATGGCAGCTTAGCTCCGGGCCAAAACCGTTCAATGGGTAATCCAGTGTACCATTTGGGCAGGTCTGATGCCCTGAATGCAACCAACAGGATTACCTTATCAGCTGGGGCCAATTGGGAAATTCTTCCAGGGCTTACTTTTGAACCTATAGGATCACTTTATATGGTGCAGTCAACAAGCAATTCTTTTCTCAAATCCTATTTCAATACACCTACACAATTTGTAGATAACAGGGCCGCTTCAGCTTCCAATTCACTTTTCTGGCAAAAGCAATTTGACGGAGTCTTTACTTACAATAAATCAGTAGGATTGCACAACATTCAAGGAAAAGTTGGCGGGGCTTATTTTGACAGACAAATTTATAGTGCGTCAGCATCAGGAAGAGGTGCAGCTTCAGATTTGATTCCTACTCTCAATGCATCTGCAGAACCAACAGCTGTATCTTCATCACTTACACAATTACGAATTCTAGGATATTTTGGTAGAGTCACTTATGATTATGATCAAAAATATCTTTTTTCTGCTTCCGCAAGAGTTGATGGAGCATCAAACTTAGGTAGAAATAATTATTGGGGTGTTTTTCCTGGTGTATCAGCAGGCTGGAATATTCATAAAGAGGATTTTTGGACCAATGTTCCCCAATCAATATCTTCTTTAAAGTTAAGAGCTAGTTATGGTGTAAATGGTAATGTTGGGAATTTATCAGATTTTCATGCTCAAGGGTTGTATTCTGTTGGAGCGAGATATAATGATTTAGCAGCTATTCAAAACAATAGAATGGCAAATCAGGATTTAAGATGGGAAAGATCAAAAACTGTCAATCTTGGAATTGATATGGGTTTGTTTGACAATAAAGTTAATGTAACTGCAGAATATTATAATAGAGTCACGGATGATTTGTTGACTGACTTGCAATTACCACAATCTACAGGGTTTTCATCGATACTGACTAATTTAGGTTCTTTGAGAAATGAAGGTTTTGAGATCGAAATCGGGGCGACTATAGTTCAAAAAAACAATTTTAGCTGGAATTTAGCAGCAAATGCAGCCTACAATATTAATACTATTGTAAGACTTCCTGATAATGATAATGAAAAGAACAGGATCGGAGGGGTATTTGTATTCAATCCACGTTCCGGTAAGTATGAATGGTTAGGCGGACTTCAGGAAGGAGAAAGACTGGGTGAGATGTTTGCTTACCAGCATCTAGGAGTATACCCAACAGATGAAGCTGCGGCCAATGCTCCACTGGATTTACTGGTTCCGGGAAGTAACAAATCAAAATTTGGAGGAGATGTCAATTGGGCTGATCTGGACAAAAATGATACGATTGATAGCCGCGATAGGGTTAGGGTCGGCAATATGTTCCCTAAATGGACCGGAGGATTTACCAATACCTTTAATTACAAAAGACTGAGTCTGACAGTAAGAACTGACTTTGCTTTAGGACATACCATATACCATGAGACCAGGGCAAGATTCAATGGCCAGTACCAAGGGGATATCGGGATCCTGAAAGAAACTACAAAGTCCTGGCAGGAACAGGGAGATATAACAGACTTCCCAAGGTTTATGTGGGCGGATCAGCTGGCCCAGAACAACTCTTCCCGTGGCAGTTCATTCTTCTATGAAAGAGGGGATTACCTGGCTATCAGGGAAGTCACGCTTAGCTATAATTTCCCTCAAAGTATATTAAGGCCGCTGAGGCTGCCAGCGGTAAGGGCACATTTTACCGGCTCCAACCTACATTATTTCACCAAATATACTGGTTTAAACCCTGAATTGGGAGGTACCGATTCAGGCAGATATCCAATTCCAAGAAGCTATTTGTTGGGTATCAATGTGTCATTTTAA